One window of Tenacibaculum maritimum NCIMB 2154 genomic DNA carries:
- the hisS gene encoding histidine--tRNA ligase, whose amino-acid sequence MKPSIPKGTRDFSSTEVAKRNYIFNTIRSAFETFGFQPIETPSFENSATLMGKYGEEGDRLIFKILNSGDYLKKVDESLLKAKESTKIISKISEKALRYDLTVPFARYVVQHQNEISFPFKRYQIQPVWRADRPQKGRFREFYQCDADVVGSKSLLQEVEFVQLYDAVFSKLGLTGTTIKINNRKILSGISEVIGAKDKLIDFTVALDKLDKIGEEGVVNEMLAKGIAPEAIEKVSPLFHFSGSNWNKLASLKEMLANSEEGLKGVAELEFVINSIATLGLTSASLEVEVTLARGLNYYTGAIYEVAAPKEVKMGSIGGGGRYDDLTGIFGLKDVSGVGISFGLDRIYLVLEELDLFNAVKLPKPKVLFLNFDSEMNMPQLKAIKELRAKGIKSELYPDVGTSNKQQKKQWKYVTNREIEFVVSKIENEVYTLKNMLKGEQTTCSLSELINIVQ is encoded by the coding sequence ATGAAACCAAGTATCCCAAAAGGAACAAGAGATTTTTCATCAACAGAAGTAGCAAAACGCAATTATATATTTAATACGATTCGAAGTGCTTTTGAAACTTTTGGATTTCAACCTATAGAAACACCGAGTTTTGAAAATTCCGCTACATTAATGGGAAAATATGGAGAAGAAGGTGATCGGTTAATTTTTAAAATTTTAAATTCTGGAGATTATTTAAAAAAAGTAGATGAAAGCCTTTTGAAAGCAAAGGAAAGTACAAAAATTATTTCTAAAATTTCAGAAAAAGCATTGCGTTATGACTTAACAGTGCCTTTTGCTAGGTATGTAGTACAACATCAAAATGAAATTTCTTTTCCTTTTAAGCGTTATCAAATACAACCTGTTTGGAGAGCTGATCGTCCGCAAAAAGGACGCTTTAGAGAGTTTTACCAATGTGATGCAGATGTGGTAGGTAGCAAATCATTATTGCAAGAAGTAGAGTTTGTACAATTATATGATGCCGTTTTTAGTAAGTTAGGTTTGACAGGAACGACTATCAAAATTAATAACAGAAAAATACTATCGGGTATTTCAGAAGTTATTGGAGCAAAAGACAAACTTATAGATTTTACAGTAGCTTTAGATAAGTTAGATAAAATAGGAGAAGAAGGTGTAGTAAATGAAATGTTGGCTAAGGGGATAGCCCCAGAAGCTATAGAAAAAGTAAGTCCGCTATTCCATTTTTCTGGATCTAATTGGAACAAGCTAGCTTCTTTAAAAGAAATGTTAGCAAACTCTGAAGAAGGGCTGAAAGGAGTGGCTGAATTAGAGTTTGTAATAAATTCAATTGCAACATTAGGGTTGACTTCTGCTTCTTTAGAAGTAGAGGTAACTTTAGCAAGAGGATTAAATTATTATACAGGAGCTATTTATGAAGTAGCGGCACCTAAAGAAGTAAAAATGGGATCTATTGGTGGTGGTGGACGCTATGATGATTTGACAGGAATTTTTGGGTTGAAAGATGTTAGTGGGGTTGGAATTTCTTTCGGACTGGATCGTATTTATTTAGTACTGGAAGAATTAGATTTGTTTAACGCTGTGAAATTACCAAAGCCCAAAGTATTGTTTTTGAATTTTGATTCAGAAATGAATATGCCACAGTTAAAAGCAATAAAAGAATTAAGAGCAAAGGGGATTAAAAGTGAATTATATCCTGATGTAGGAACGAGTAATAAACAACAAAAAAAACAATGGAAATATGTAACTAATAGAGAAATTGAATTTGTTGTATCTAAAATAGAAAACGAAGTTTATACACTTAAAAATATGCTAAAAGGAGAGCAAACAACTTGTTCCTTAAGCGAATTGATAAATATAGTGCAGTAA
- a CDS encoding YihY/virulence factor BrkB family protein, whose protein sequence is MTKRIEDNLAKVPVLSWFMKIGKKIKIPGLEGMSLYDVIEMYILGIVKGALTTRAGGIAYSFFMAIFPFMLFVLTLIPYIPIAGFQEGLITFISEILPPKTFSAVDSVLNDIINNQYGGLLSFGFLASIFLMTNGVNAIFGGFEYSYHVKEFRNVFKAYFISLAVSLLMALFLVVTVALVIFYQIALAKIDEHGWLNTGDLNLFYWGRGFLFLLMNFTIVSMLFRYGTKQGKDVKFFSPGAILTAVLSLFTFYLFGIYVLKFATYNQLYGSIGTLLILMLFVWLNAIILLLGFELNAAIYRLKQKNKRVFSR, encoded by the coding sequence ATGACAAAGAGAATAGAAGATAACTTAGCTAAAGTGCCAGTATTAAGCTGGTTTATGAAAATAGGGAAAAAAATAAAAATTCCAGGATTGGAAGGAATGTCTTTATACGATGTCATAGAAATGTACATTTTAGGCATTGTAAAAGGAGCATTAACAACAAGAGCTGGAGGAATTGCATACAGCTTTTTTATGGCAATTTTTCCATTTATGTTATTTGTATTAACCTTAATACCGTACATTCCAATAGCAGGATTTCAAGAAGGCTTAATTACTTTCATTTCAGAAATATTACCCCCAAAAACCTTTTCAGCAGTAGATTCAGTATTAAATGATATTATTAATAATCAATATGGAGGGTTATTATCCTTCGGATTTTTAGCGTCTATTTTTTTAATGACTAATGGCGTGAATGCTATTTTTGGAGGTTTTGAATATTCGTACCATGTCAAAGAATTTAGAAATGTTTTTAAAGCCTATTTTATATCGTTGGCGGTTTCTTTACTAATGGCATTGTTCTTAGTAGTAACTGTAGCATTGGTTATTTTTTATCAAATAGCGCTAGCAAAAATAGACGAGCACGGGTGGCTCAATACTGGCGATTTGAATTTATTTTATTGGGGAAGAGGTTTTTTGTTTTTATTAATGAACTTTACCATCGTATCCATGTTATTTAGATATGGAACAAAACAAGGAAAAGATGTAAAGTTTTTTTCGCCAGGAGCTATTCTAACAGCAGTATTGTCATTATTTACCTTTTACTTATTTGGTATTTATGTATTAAAGTTTGCTACCTATAACCAATTATATGGTTCTATAGGAACATTATTAATATTGATGCTATTTGTATGGTTAAATGCAATCATACTCTTATTAGGCTTTGAGTTAAATGCCGCTATTTATAGATTAAAGCAAAAAAATAAAAGAGTATTTTCTAGATAA
- a CDS encoding pentapeptide repeat-containing protein, which translates to MEAYFDDTSFTKIDFTKTKIEKGTYDNCSFECCNFENIHASNIQFITCEFINCNFSNTIIHHTAFKDVAFINCKMIGVKFDKCDPFLLQFSFKNCALNYASFYQLKIPHTKFINCNLQAVDFTETNLVNAVFDNTTLEKAVFYQTNIEKADFKTAMNYSIDPEKNFLKGAKFSKEGLIGLLDRYKIVVNL; encoded by the coding sequence ATGGAAGCTTATTTTGATGATACATCATTTACAAAAATAGATTTTACCAAAACAAAAATCGAAAAAGGAACTTATGACAACTGTTCCTTTGAGTGTTGTAATTTTGAAAATATACATGCATCTAATATTCAGTTTATAACATGTGAATTTATAAATTGTAATTTTAGCAATACCATAATACATCACACAGCTTTTAAAGATGTTGCTTTTATCAATTGTAAAATGATAGGGGTGAAGTTTGATAAATGCGATCCTTTTTTATTGCAATTTAGTTTTAAAAACTGCGCGCTTAACTATGCCTCCTTTTACCAATTAAAAATACCCCATACAAAGTTTATAAACTGTAATTTACAGGCTGTAGATTTTACAGAAACTAATTTAGTAAATGCCGTTTTTGATAATACTACGTTAGAGAAAGCGGTATTTTACCAAACAAATATCGAAAAAGCGGATTTTAAAACAGCCATGAATTATAGTATTGATCCAGAAAAAAACTTTTTAAAAGGAGCCAAGTTTTCAAAAGAAGGATTGATAGGTTTGTTAGATAGATATAAAATTGTAGTAAATTTGTAG
- a CDS encoding M3 family metallopeptidase: MKKNIVVAGILLVAIACNNTKEVKKEMVANTIENPLLVKSKLAYGAPDFSKIKNEHFMPAILEGMKFQNEKITQIIENKDQPTFENTILALEESSKTLDNVQSVFSVIASAHTNDTIKANQKELAPKLSKHSDNIYLNTALFKKVKEVYEQLATLQLDKESAHLVKEYYKKFVKAGANLAENQKEALKEINSQLASLSNDFGKKLLEASKKGGIKVLSKEALKGISEEKIAALKKEDAYEIQLINTTQQPILQSLENRTLRKQLFEKSIHRTDTGVYDTRELVKKMVLLRAKKAQILGFDNYAAWSLQGTMATTPEKVFEMLKNLIPGSLNKVASEVKEIQEEIHKNGKNFKLTPYDWNHYAEKVRKSKYNLNEEEVKPYFEVTTVLEKGVFYAANKLYGITFKKRTDIPTYHPDVMVYELFEENGDQLGLFYGDFFARDSKRGGAWMDALVKQSKLRKQKPVIYNVCNSSKPAKGAPALISFDEVATMFHEFGHALHGLFGNQKYASISGTSTARDFVEFPSQFNENWAMHPEVLHNYALHYKTGEVIPDSLLKKIKEAGTFNQGYAIIENLCSSNLDMQWHTVSVATKITDIDKFEETALQKMNLKINEVPPRYRSTYFAHIFSGGYAAGYYSYLWTEMLSHDAYDWFKNNGLLTRKNGQKFREEILSKGNTMDYAEMYKIFAGRNPQTTPMLKARGLQ, from the coding sequence ATGAAAAAAAACATAGTAGTAGCAGGAATTTTGTTGGTTGCAATAGCCTGTAATAATACCAAAGAAGTAAAAAAAGAAATGGTAGCAAATACAATAGAAAATCCGTTGTTAGTAAAAAGTAAGCTTGCTTATGGAGCACCTGATTTTTCAAAAATAAAAAATGAGCATTTTATGCCCGCGATTTTAGAGGGAATGAAATTTCAAAATGAAAAAATTACTCAAATTATAGAGAATAAAGATCAACCAACTTTTGAAAATACCATATTAGCTTTAGAAGAAAGTAGTAAAACTTTAGACAATGTACAATCGGTTTTTTCAGTAATAGCAAGTGCTCATACCAATGATACGATAAAAGCAAATCAAAAAGAATTAGCGCCAAAATTATCCAAACATTCAGATAATATTTATTTGAATACCGCTCTGTTCAAAAAAGTTAAAGAGGTTTACGAACAACTTGCAACGTTGCAATTAGACAAAGAATCGGCACATTTAGTAAAAGAATATTATAAAAAGTTTGTAAAAGCAGGAGCTAATTTAGCTGAAAACCAAAAAGAAGCATTAAAAGAAATCAATTCGCAGTTAGCTAGCTTGTCTAATGATTTTGGAAAAAAATTATTAGAAGCAAGTAAAAAAGGAGGAATTAAAGTATTGAGCAAAGAAGCTTTAAAAGGAATTTCTGAAGAAAAGATAGCCGCGTTGAAAAAAGAAGATGCTTATGAAATTCAATTGATAAATACGACGCAGCAACCCATATTGCAGTCATTAGAAAATAGAACATTACGCAAGCAACTATTTGAAAAATCTATTCATAGAACCGATACAGGAGTATATGATACTCGTGAACTTGTAAAGAAAATGGTGCTATTGAGGGCTAAGAAAGCGCAAATTTTAGGATTTGACAATTATGCAGCTTGGAGTTTACAAGGCACTATGGCAACAACACCTGAAAAGGTTTTTGAAATGTTGAAAAACTTAATACCAGGTTCTTTAAATAAAGTAGCATCAGAAGTAAAAGAAATTCAAGAAGAAATTCATAAAAATGGAAAAAACTTTAAGCTAACACCATATGATTGGAATCATTATGCCGAAAAGGTTCGAAAATCAAAGTATAATTTAAATGAAGAAGAAGTAAAACCATATTTTGAAGTAACAACAGTTTTAGAAAAAGGAGTATTTTATGCAGCAAATAAGTTGTACGGAATTACCTTTAAAAAACGTACAGATATTCCCACCTATCATCCAGATGTTATGGTATATGAGTTGTTTGAAGAAAATGGAGATCAGTTAGGATTGTTTTATGGAGATTTTTTTGCAAGAGATAGTAAACGAGGAGGTGCTTGGATGGATGCATTGGTAAAGCAATCTAAATTGCGCAAGCAAAAACCTGTGATATATAATGTATGTAACTCTTCTAAACCAGCTAAAGGAGCCCCTGCATTAATTAGTTTTGATGAAGTAGCAACCATGTTTCATGAGTTTGGACATGCCTTGCACGGATTGTTTGGAAATCAAAAATATGCTTCTATTTCAGGAACTAGCACAGCAAGAGATTTTGTAGAATTTCCTTCTCAATTTAATGAAAATTGGGCAATGCATCCAGAAGTGCTGCATAATTATGCATTGCATTATAAAACAGGAGAAGTGATTCCTGATAGCTTATTGAAAAAAATAAAAGAAGCAGGAACTTTTAATCAAGGTTACGCTATCATAGAAAACCTTTGTTCATCTAATTTAGATATGCAATGGCATACAGTTTCAGTAGCTACTAAAATAACAGATATCGATAAGTTTGAAGAAACAGCATTGCAAAAAATGAACCTAAAAATAAACGAAGTACCTCCAAGGTATCGTTCCACTTACTTTGCGCATATTTTTAGCGGAGGATATGCAGCAGGGTATTATTCGTATTTATGGACAGAAATGTTGAGTCATGATGCTTACGATTGGTTTAAAAATAATGGTTTATTAACGCGTAAAAACGGACAAAAATTTAGAGAAGAAATCCTTTCCAAAGGAAACACAATGGATTATGCTGAAATGTATAAAATTTTTGCAGGTAGAAATCCGCAAACAACTCCTATGTTAAAAGCTAGAGGATTGCAATAA
- the nadC gene encoding carboxylating nicotinate-nucleotide diphosphorylase, with product MISKEQFNKELALIIANAIREDIGEGDHTSLSCIPETAEGKAKLLVKDEGIIAGVEFAKMVFAYVDPTLKVETFIHDGEKVAYGDVVFYVSGKSQSILQAERLVLNAMQRMSAIATKTNFFANLLKGTQTKVLDTRKTTPGIRALEKWAVKIGGGENHRFALYDMVMIKDNHIDFAGGITAAITKTKKYLAAKKLDIKIIVEARSLEEIKEILLNDGVYRILIDNFNYEDTKKAVALIGDACLTESSGGINEKTIRKYAECGVDFISSGALTHSVHNLDLSLKAVE from the coding sequence ATGATATCAAAAGAGCAATTTAATAAAGAATTAGCGTTAATAATAGCAAATGCAATACGAGAAGATATTGGAGAAGGAGACCACACTTCATTATCTTGTATTCCTGAAACAGCAGAAGGAAAAGCAAAATTGTTAGTAAAGGATGAAGGAATTATAGCAGGTGTTGAGTTTGCTAAAATGGTTTTTGCATATGTAGATCCGACTTTAAAGGTAGAAACCTTCATACATGATGGAGAAAAAGTAGCTTATGGAGATGTTGTTTTTTATGTTTCCGGAAAATCACAGTCTATTTTACAAGCAGAACGTTTAGTGTTGAATGCCATGCAACGCATGAGTGCTATTGCAACAAAAACAAATTTCTTTGCAAACCTTTTAAAAGGTACCCAAACAAAAGTACTAGATACCCGTAAAACAACGCCTGGAATTCGAGCTCTAGAAAAATGGGCCGTAAAAATAGGAGGAGGAGAAAATCATAGGTTTGCTTTATATGATATGGTAATGATTAAGGATAATCATATTGATTTTGCGGGGGGGATAACAGCTGCAATCACCAAAACAAAAAAATATTTAGCAGCAAAAAAATTAGATATTAAAATTATTGTAGAAGCAAGAAGCTTAGAAGAAATCAAAGAAATTTTATTAAATGACGGAGTGTATAGAATTTTAATAGATAATTTTAATTATGAGGATACTAAAAAAGCAGTGGCTTTAATAGGAGATGCTTGTTTGACAGAATCTTCCGGAGGAATCAATGAAAAAACAATTCGTAAATATGCTGAATGTGGCGTAGATTTTATTTCATCAGGAGCCTTAACGCATTCTGTTCATAATTTAGACTTAAGTTTAAAAGCAGTAGAATAA
- the rlmH gene encoding 23S rRNA (pseudouridine(1915)-N(3))-methyltransferase RlmH: MKIKLLAIGKTDDKNLIQLIDTYQKRLKHYIKFELEIIPDIKNAKNLSSPQQREKEGELILSKIQNTDQLVLLDDKGKDFTSIGFSEYLQKKMNSGIKQLVLVIGGPYGFSDAVYKKATGKISLSRMTFSHQMIRLFIVEQLYRGFTILKNEPYHHE; the protein is encoded by the coding sequence ATGAAAATTAAACTACTGGCTATTGGTAAAACCGATGACAAAAACCTAATTCAATTAATTGATACGTATCAAAAACGCCTGAAACATTATATTAAATTTGAATTGGAAATTATTCCTGATATTAAAAACGCTAAAAATCTTAGTAGCCCTCAACAACGAGAAAAGGAAGGGGAATTGATTCTTTCAAAAATTCAAAATACAGATCAATTGGTACTACTGGATGATAAAGGAAAAGATTTTACTTCTATAGGGTTTTCTGAATATCTTCAAAAAAAAATGAACTCAGGTATCAAGCAATTGGTATTGGTCATTGGAGGTCCTTATGGTTTTTCAGATGCTGTATATAAAAAAGCTACTGGAAAAATTTCTCTTTCTAGAATGACATTTTCTCATCAAATGATTCGTCTTTTTATTGTTGAACAACTTTATCGGGGCTTTACCATTCTTAAAAATGAACCCTACCATCATGAATAA
- a CDS encoding non-canonical purine NTP diphosphatase, whose product MKLVFATNNVNKLIEVQKMLPSTIQLLSLKDIGCFDDIEETATTLEGNATIKANYITRKFGYNCFADDTGLEVESLQGAPGVYSARYAGKENNAEKNIQKLLTALQGQPNRNAQFRTAICLNLNGEQFLFEGTCKGFITIEKQGNNGFGYDPVFQPENFDVSFAEMTPEEKNSISHRGLAIHQLITFLKSIG is encoded by the coding sequence ATGAAACTTGTTTTTGCTACTAATAATGTAAATAAACTTATTGAAGTTCAAAAAATGCTTCCTAGTACTATTCAATTACTAAGTTTAAAGGATATTGGTTGCTTTGATGATATTGAAGAAACAGCTACTACTTTGGAGGGCAATGCTACCATTAAAGCGAATTATATTACTCGTAAATTTGGTTACAATTGCTTTGCTGATGATACAGGCTTAGAGGTGGAAAGCTTGCAAGGTGCTCCTGGAGTATATTCTGCTAGATATGCTGGAAAAGAAAATAATGCAGAAAAAAACATTCAAAAACTTTTAACAGCTTTACAAGGCCAGCCTAATAGAAATGCACAATTTAGAACCGCTATTTGTTTAAACTTAAATGGTGAGCAGTTTTTGTTTGAGGGAACTTGTAAAGGTTTTATTACTATTGAAAAACAAGGAAACAACGGTTTTGGATATGATCCTGTATTTCAACCTGAAAACTTTGATGTGTCTTTTGCAGAAATGACTCCTGAAGAAAAAAATAGTATTTCCCATAGAGGGCTAGCAATTCATCAATTAATTACTTTTTTAAAATCTATTGGCTAA
- a CDS encoding FecCD family ABC transporter permease has protein sequence MLLSILLVFLFFSNISIGSVSIPLNDIFNTLLGKMASKESWQTIVLHYRLPKSITAILVGSGLSISGLLMQTLFKNPLAGPFVLGISSGASLGVALLILGGHFLGGIYVTFALANWSVAIAASLGSFLVLATIIILARTIRNTMSILIIGLMFGSVTAAIISVLTYFSEAAQIQQYLFWSFGSLGNLTWKQLIVFGAIYLVAMLCTCYIVKPLNSLLLGENYAKSLGIDIQKNRIMILLITSLLTGVITAFAGPIAFIGLAVPHIAKMVFATSNHKILLPATAIIGAIVLLICDGIAQLPTSEFTLPINAITSLFGAPMVIWLLVRKRKIFV, from the coding sequence ATGCTTTTATCCATTTTATTGGTGTTTCTTTTTTTTTCTAACATTAGTATAGGCTCCGTATCCATTCCACTAAACGATATTTTTAATACTTTGTTAGGTAAAATGGCTTCTAAAGAAAGTTGGCAAACCATTGTGTTGCATTATAGGTTGCCAAAATCTATTACTGCTATTTTGGTAGGTTCAGGACTTTCTATTAGTGGTTTATTGATGCAAACTTTATTTAAAAACCCATTGGCGGGTCCTTTTGTCCTAGGTATTTCTTCTGGAGCTAGTTTAGGAGTAGCTTTACTCATTTTAGGAGGGCACTTTCTAGGAGGCATCTACGTAACATTTGCTCTTGCTAATTGGTCAGTTGCCATTGCCGCTAGCTTAGGCTCTTTTTTGGTTTTAGCAACTATTATTATACTAGCCCGTACAATTAGAAATACCATGTCTATTTTAATTATAGGCTTAATGTTTGGTAGTGTAACTGCTGCAATTATTAGTGTATTAACTTATTTTAGTGAAGCAGCACAAATTCAACAATATCTATTTTGGAGTTTTGGTAGCTTGGGCAACTTAACTTGGAAACAATTAATCGTTTTTGGAGCTATTTACCTAGTAGCTATGCTTTGTACTTGCTATATTGTAAAACCGTTAAACAGCCTTTTACTTGGGGAAAATTATGCCAAAAGCTTGGGGATTGACATACAAAAAAATAGAATCATGATATTACTTATTACGAGTTTATTAACAGGAGTTATTACTGCTTTTGCTGGACCTATAGCTTTTATAGGCTTGGCAGTTCCTCATATTGCTAAAATGGTATTTGCTACTTCCAATCATAAAATACTACTTCCTGCTACTGCTATTATAGGCGCTATTGTTTTATTAATTTGCGATGGTATTGCACAACTCCCTACGAGTGAATTTACATTACCTATCAATGCCATTACCTCTTTATTTGGAGCTCCAATGGTTATTTGGCTGTTGGTTAGAAAAAGAAAAATATTTGTATAA
- a CDS encoding ABC transporter ATP-binding protein, whose amino-acid sequence MNVSFKKGTFIALLGKNGIGKSTLLRTLANVQAPLKGSIYLNNQAISTYTPQQLATCMSLVLTEHLPESQLTVFELVALGRQPYTNWIDQLTKEDVLKIYWAIEQTEITHLKNKRFYELSDGQLQRVLIARALAQDTEIIILDEPTAHLDIHHTFNVFSLLKKLIKTTQKTIIISTHEVNLAIQLADEFVLLTENNVFNGNADTLIAQNVFDELFPKELIAFNKTLKQFMIQKA is encoded by the coding sequence ATCAATGTATCTTTTAAAAAAGGAACTTTTATTGCACTATTAGGAAAAAACGGTATTGGAAAATCTACCTTATTACGTACGCTTGCCAATGTTCAAGCGCCTCTTAAAGGAAGTATTTATTTGAATAACCAAGCCATTTCAACCTATACCCCTCAACAATTAGCTACTTGTATGAGCTTGGTACTTACTGAGCATTTGCCTGAAAGTCAACTAACGGTTTTTGAGCTCGTTGCACTTGGACGCCAACCTTATACAAATTGGATAGATCAATTAACTAAAGAAGATGTTCTTAAAATTTATTGGGCTATTGAGCAAACAGAAATAACACATTTAAAAAACAAGCGTTTTTATGAATTGAGTGACGGGCAGTTACAACGTGTTCTTATTGCGCGCGCATTAGCGCAGGATACCGAAATTATTATTTTAGACGAACCTACCGCGCATTTAGATATTCATCATACTTTTAACGTTTTTTCTCTTTTAAAGAAACTTATTAAAACAACTCAAAAAACAATTATCATTTCTACCCATGAGGTAAATTTAGCCATACAACTGGCTGATGAATTTGTTTTATTAACTGAAAATAACGTGTTTAATGGCAATGCTGATACTTTAATTGCGCAAAATGTCTTTGACGAATTATTCCCTAAAGAACTGATTGCATTTAACAAAACCTTAAAACAATTCATGATTCAAAAAGCCTAA
- a CDS encoding M28 family metallopeptidase, which yields MKKILYIASALAFVACGSSKEVLNETPKDTDYAKKYAETITAKDLGKHLFVYASDEFEGRDTGSPGQKKAVAYLKDFYSSQEIPSPLGKNTYFQKVPAAFLSNNQRGIPLKDSENVIAYIKGSEKPNEVIIISAHLDHEGIKDGKIYNGADDDGSGTVAILEIAQAFKQAAKAGKRPKRSVVFLHVTGEEKGLLGSKYYTENPIFPLANTVANLNIDMVGRVDELHKETPNYVYLIGSDKLSTTLHNISEEMNKKYMHINLDYTYNDENDPNRFYYRSDHYNFAKHNIPIIFYFNGVHEDYHQPSDTPDKIDYDLLENRTRLVFYTAWELANRNERIIADKVK from the coding sequence ATGAAAAAAATACTTTATATAGCTAGTGCTTTGGCTTTTGTGGCTTGTGGATCAAGTAAAGAAGTGTTAAACGAAACTCCTAAAGATACGGATTATGCTAAAAAATATGCTGAAACGATCACTGCTAAAGATTTAGGCAAACATTTATTTGTATATGCTTCTGATGAATTTGAAGGTAGAGATACTGGATCGCCTGGACAAAAAAAAGCCGTTGCTTACTTGAAAGATTTTTATAGTAGCCAAGAAATTCCTTCTCCTTTAGGAAAAAACACCTATTTTCAAAAAGTTCCTGCTGCTTTTTTAAGCAATAACCAACGCGGAATTCCTTTAAAAGATTCTGAAAATGTAATTGCTTATATTAAAGGAAGTGAAAAACCAAATGAAGTAATTATCATTTCTGCTCATTTAGATCATGAAGGTATTAAAGATGGAAAAATTTATAACGGTGCTGATGATGATGGCTCTGGAACAGTAGCTATTTTAGAAATTGCGCAAGCTTTTAAACAGGCCGCCAAAGCAGGAAAAAGACCTAAACGTTCTGTTGTTTTCTTACATGTTACTGGAGAGGAAAAAGGATTGCTAGGGTCTAAATACTATACAGAAAATCCTATTTTTCCTTTGGCCAATACAGTAGCTAACTTAAATATTGATATGGTAGGAAGGGTAGATGAACTTCATAAAGAGACGCCTAACTATGTGTATTTAATTGGTTCGGATAAGTTAAGTACAACGCTACACAATATTTCTGAAGAAATGAACAAAAAGTATATGCATATTAACTTAGATTATACTTATAATGATGAAAATGATCCTAATCGTTTTTATTACCGTTCTGATCATTATAATTTTGCGAAACACAACATTCCTATCATTTTTTATTTTAATGGAGTTCACGAAGACTATCACCAACCGTCTGACACTCCTGATAAAATTGATTATGATTTATTAGAAAATAGAACTCGCTTAGTTTTTTATACTGCTTGGGAACTCGCTAATAGAAATGAGCGTATCATAGCTGATAAAGTGAAATAA